A section of the Deinococcus aerolatus genome encodes:
- a CDS encoding MgtC/SapB family protein yields the protein MESVTSIWNELKLMQGLLVAFVLSGAIGWERERLHRSAGLRTHMLVGMSAALFVVLAETLITSFGGDDEGVRFDMIGLLGAVVSGISFLGAGAIFSDRGRKAKGLTTAAGLLATAGVGVACGLHLYVLATGATLLFLFTLAVVRRLTQGEDGNSAEDEE from the coding sequence ATGGAATCCGTGACATCGATCTGGAACGAGCTCAAGCTGATGCAGGGCCTGCTGGTGGCCTTTGTCCTGAGCGGCGCGATCGGCTGGGAACGGGAGCGCCTGCACCGTAGCGCTGGCCTGCGGACGCACATGCTGGTGGGCATGAGCGCGGCCCTGTTCGTGGTGCTGGCCGAAACCCTGATCACCTCGTTCGGCGGCGATGACGAGGGGGTTCGTTTCGACATGATCGGCCTGCTGGGCGCGGTGGTCAGCGGCATCAGCTTTCTGGGCGCGGGCGCAATTTTCTCGGACCGGGGCCGCAAGGCCAAAGGGCTGACCACGGCGGCGGGCCTGCTGGCCACGGCGGGTGTGGGCGTGGCGTGCGGCCTGCACCTGTACGTGCTGGCCACCGGCGCCACCCTGCTGTTCCTGTTCACGCTGGCGGTGGTCCGGCGTCTGACACAGGGCGAGGATGGCAACTCCGCCGAGGACGAGGAATAG
- a CDS encoding prolyl oligopeptidase family serine peptidase gives MALPPSPTPPTVRRSTHTDTYHGQVVADPYRWLEDAGSPETQAFVEDQNTLTRMVLDALPQRAALLERLGELWNYPRRSAVWKEGRAYFQLRNSGLQNQFVLYVMDSPTAEGRVLLDPNTLSDDGTVALSGLAVSRDASRLAYAVSTGGSDWQEWRVRDVASGVDLPDVLPDSKFSGATWLPDGSGFLYARYDRPGEEQRLSGANLNQRLWLHRLGTPQAADELVLERPDQPEWGFGTTVTEDGAWLIVNVWKGTARQNLIWVRPLGDSGPFQEVVAEFGASFEFVGNDGPLLYFLTDDQTPLGRLISHDLGTGERRDIVPEGQHRLLGAEMVAGGFVLHTLEDASSRLTLVDRHGQHARPVTLPGLGTVAALSGESGSHEVFLTFTSFLAPASGYRLEVTSGALTLLWTPELAVDLGGYEVRQEFADSPDGTRVPLFIVARRDLTLDGSHPTLLYGYGGFDISLTPAFDVSRLAWLEAGGVLAVANLRGGGEYGKDWHQAGTRERKQNVFDDFAACARFLTGRGYTSPRHLGIEGGSNGGLLVGATLTQHPELIGAAVAHVGVLDMLRFQHFTIGWAWVSDYGSSQDAQDFAVLRAYSPLHNLKAQAYPPTLLTTGDHDDRVVPAHSYKFAAELQRVQQGAAPTLLRVQTRAGHGAGKPTRLILEEKADVYAFLLAALG, from the coding sequence ATGGCCCTGCCCCCGTCCCCGACCCCTCCCACCGTGCGCCGCAGCACCCACACCGACACCTACCACGGTCAGGTGGTTGCCGATCCCTACCGCTGGCTGGAAGACGCCGGCAGCCCCGAGACCCAGGCCTTTGTCGAGGACCAGAACACCCTGACCCGCATGGTGCTGGACGCGCTGCCCCAGCGCGCAGCGCTGCTGGAACGGCTGGGTGAACTCTGGAATTACCCTCGCCGGAGCGCCGTGTGGAAGGAGGGCAGGGCGTACTTCCAGCTGCGCAACAGCGGGCTGCAGAACCAGTTCGTGCTGTACGTCATGGACTCGCCCACCGCCGAGGGCCGGGTTCTGCTCGACCCCAACACGCTGTCGGACGACGGCACGGTGGCGCTGAGCGGTCTGGCCGTCAGCCGCGACGCCTCCCGGCTGGCCTACGCCGTCTCGACGGGCGGCAGCGACTGGCAGGAGTGGCGGGTGCGCGACGTCGCCAGCGGCGTGGACCTGCCTGATGTCCTGCCCGACAGCAAGTTCAGCGGGGCGACCTGGCTCCCGGACGGCAGCGGCTTCCTCTACGCCCGCTATGACCGCCCCGGCGAGGAACAGCGCCTGAGCGGGGCCAACCTGAACCAGCGGCTGTGGCTGCACCGCCTGGGCACCCCCCAGGCCGCCGACGAACTGGTCCTGGAGAGGCCCGACCAGCCGGAGTGGGGCTTCGGCACCACCGTGACCGAGGACGGGGCATGGCTGATCGTCAACGTCTGGAAGGGCACCGCCCGCCAGAACCTGATCTGGGTGCGGCCCCTGGGGGACAGCGGGCCCTTTCAGGAGGTGGTGGCTGAATTCGGGGCCAGCTTCGAGTTCGTCGGCAACGATGGACCGCTGCTGTACTTCCTGACGGATGACCAGACCCCGCTGGGCCGCCTGATCTCGCACGACCTGGGCACCGGCGAGCGGCGGGACATCGTGCCTGAAGGCCAGCACCGCCTGCTGGGGGCCGAGATGGTGGCAGGCGGCTTCGTCCTGCATACCCTCGAAGATGCGTCGAGCCGCCTGACGCTGGTGGACCGGCACGGCCAGCACGCCCGTCCGGTCACCCTGCCGGGCCTGGGGACCGTGGCCGCGCTGAGCGGTGAATCCGGCAGTCACGAGGTCTTTCTTACCTTCACCAGCTTTCTCGCCCCGGCCAGCGGGTACCGGCTGGAGGTCACCAGCGGCGCCCTGACCCTGCTGTGGACGCCGGAACTGGCCGTGGACCTCGGCGGCTACGAGGTTCGCCAGGAGTTTGCGGACAGCCCCGACGGCACGCGGGTGCCGCTGTTCATCGTGGCGCGGCGGGACCTGACGCTGGACGGCTCACATCCCACCCTGCTCTACGGCTACGGCGGCTTCGACATCAGCCTCACGCCCGCCTTTGACGTCTCACGGCTGGCCTGGCTGGAGGCGGGCGGCGTGCTGGCGGTGGCCAACCTGCGCGGCGGCGGCGAGTACGGAAAGGACTGGCACCAGGCAGGCACGCGGGAAAGAAAGCAGAACGTCTTCGACGACTTTGCCGCCTGCGCCCGCTTTCTGACCGGACGCGGTTACACCTCGCCCCGGCATCTGGGCATCGAGGGCGGCAGCAACGGTGGCCTGCTGGTCGGCGCCACGCTGACCCAGCATCCCGAACTGATCGGCGCGGCGGTAGCGCACGTCGGCGTGCTGGACATGCTGCGCTTCCAGCATTTCACCATCGGCTGGGCCTGGGTCAGCGATTACGGCAGCAGCCAGGACGCGCAGGACTTTGCGGTGCTGCGGGCCTACAGTCCCCTGCACAACCTGAAAGCGCAGGCCTACCCGCCCACGCTGCTGACCACCGGGGACCACGATGACCGGGTGGTTCCGGCGCACAGCTACAAGTTCGCCGCCGAGTTGCAGCGCGTCCAGCAGGGCGCGGCCCCCACCCTGCTGCGCGTGCAGACGCGGGCCGGGCACGGCGCGGGCAAGCCCACCCGGCTGATTCTGGAGGAGAAGGCCGACGTGTACGCCTTTCTGCTGGCGGCACTGGGCTAA